A portion of the Blastochloris tepida genome contains these proteins:
- a CDS encoding CheR family methyltransferase, which translates to MIQPAMRRAEPVISEEDFARFREFFYRKTGIMFADNKRYFVDKRLRERMAACNLPAFRDYFNLARFQANGAELQHLVNAMTVNETYFYREEYQFRCLVESILPEVTRGRRHGETVRIWTIPCSTGEEAYSIAFYLLDHWPRVDDFSIEIIASDIDTQVLEQAKRGVYGERALQYLPKATIARYMNRVGEGVFQVVPEIRNSIMFVQANLSDALSTSRFRGFDVVFCRNLLIYFDDISRREAAETIFEALDPGGFVCLGHSESMSRVSSLFSVRKFPAAIVYQKPE; encoded by the coding sequence ATGATTCAGCCGGCAATGCGCAGGGCGGAGCCCGTCATTTCGGAGGAGGATTTCGCGCGGTTCCGCGAGTTCTTCTACCGCAAGACGGGGATCATGTTTGCCGACAACAAGCGCTACTTCGTGGACAAGCGGCTGCGTGAGCGCATGGCGGCGTGCAATCTGCCGGCCTTCCGGGACTATTTCAATCTCGCACGCTTCCAGGCCAATGGCGCCGAGCTGCAGCACCTCGTCAATGCGATGACGGTCAACGAGACCTATTTCTATCGCGAGGAGTACCAGTTCCGCTGCCTGGTCGAGTCGATCCTGCCGGAGGTGACGCGAGGGCGCCGGCACGGCGAGACGGTGCGGATCTGGACGATTCCGTGCTCGACCGGGGAGGAGGCCTATTCGATCGCCTTCTATCTGCTCGACCATTGGCCGCGGGTCGATGATTTCTCGATCGAGATCATCGCCTCCGACATCGACACGCAGGTGCTCGAACAGGCCAAGCGCGGGGTCTATGGCGAGCGGGCGCTGCAGTATCTGCCGAAGGCGACCATCGCGCGCTACATGAATCGGGTGGGCGAGGGCGTATTTCAGGTCGTTCCGGAAATCCGCAACTCGATCATGTTCGTCCAGGCCAACCTTTCGGATGCGCTGTCGACATCGCGCTTTCGCGGCTTCGACGTCGTGTTCTGCCGCAACCTCCTGATCTATTTCGACGACATCTCGCGGCGCGAGGCTGCCGAGACGATCTTCGAGGCGCTGGACCCCGGCGGGTTCGTCTGCCTCGGCCATTCGGAATCGATGAGCCGGGTATCGTCGCTGTTCAGCGTGCGGAAGTTTCCCGCCGCCATCGTCTACCAGAAGCCGGAATGA
- a CDS encoding response regulator produces MPHDPKPHVLIIDDAITVRMFYRDVLEASGFAVDEAFNGFEALERMAEASYDLVVVDVNMPRMDGYTFLGRLRSQAEGAGIPAIMISTEAEDIDRQRAFAAGANLYLVKPVTPDCLAHHARLMAGQPMVGGRA; encoded by the coding sequence ATGCCGCATGATCCGAAGCCGCATGTTCTCATCATCGACGACGCGATCACGGTGCGAATGTTCTATCGCGACGTGCTGGAGGCGTCGGGATTTGCCGTCGACGAAGCGTTCAACGGCTTCGAGGCGCTGGAGAGGATGGCGGAGGCCAGCTACGACCTGGTGGTCGTCGACGTCAACATGCCGCGGATGGACGGCTATACGTTCCTCGGGCGGCTGCGCAGCCAGGCCGAGGGCGCCGGCATTCCGGCGATCATGATCTCGACCGAGGCCGAGGACATCGACCGGCAGCGCGCCTTTGCCGCCGGCGCCAATCTCTATCTTGTGAAACCGGTGACGCCCGATTGCCTCGCCCACCACGCGCGGCTGATGGCGGGCCAGCCAATGGTCGGGGGCCGCGCATGA